From the genome of Paraburkholderia flava, one region includes:
- a CDS encoding response regulator transcription factor, whose protein sequence is MKLAVMTRNTSLYGLICQCFEAEGASCSRFADDVALARAVYREEFSAILVDADTGFNPLRPLLARRECYSDRRAPVVVVGALHDRESISDALDAGADDVVLSPVDTRELVLRVHLALRRFQCTPASQADDAIECGSYRLDRSTCAVQMDDKVIRLTSREFAIVWLLFSRLGEYVSRRQIAGAVWSSPEEVVGRTLEQHIYKLRKKLELNGAHGVHLRTMYAHGYRVERADSSVDTASDAQPALAATTPAETTASASTHATARTRHFVELPDVSVHAAATPAIVLHVPPHTEIHTPGSPAVRNARP, encoded by the coding sequence ATGAAGCTTGCAGTGATGACCCGAAACACCAGTCTGTACGGATTGATCTGTCAGTGTTTCGAGGCCGAGGGTGCGTCATGCAGCCGGTTCGCCGACGACGTTGCGCTCGCGCGTGCCGTATATCGGGAAGAATTCAGCGCGATCCTCGTCGATGCCGATACCGGCTTCAATCCATTGCGTCCATTACTCGCACGACGTGAGTGTTACTCGGATCGTCGCGCGCCGGTGGTCGTAGTCGGGGCACTGCACGATCGCGAGAGCATCTCCGATGCACTCGACGCCGGTGCCGACGACGTCGTGCTTTCTCCGGTCGATACGCGTGAACTCGTGCTGCGTGTCCATCTCGCGCTGCGACGCTTTCAGTGCACGCCCGCTTCGCAGGCGGACGATGCGATCGAATGCGGATCCTACCGGCTCGACCGCAGCACATGCGCGGTGCAGATGGACGACAAGGTCATCCGCCTGACGTCGCGCGAATTCGCGATCGTCTGGCTGCTGTTCTCGCGGCTCGGAGAGTATGTGAGTCGTCGTCAGATTGCGGGGGCCGTGTGGAGCAGCCCCGAAGAGGTAGTCGGTCGCACGCTCGAGCAGCATATCTACAAGCTGCGCAAGAAGCTCGAACTGAACGGCGCACACGGCGTGCATCTGCGCACGATGTACGCGCATGGTTATCGTGTCGAGCGGGCCGACTCATCTGTCGATACCGCCTCTGACGCACAGCCGGCACTCGCCGCGACGACACCTGCAGAGACAACCGCGAGCGCATCGACACACGCGACCGCGCGAACACGGCACTTCGTGGAACTGCCGGACGTCAGTGTGCATGCAGCGGCA
- a CDS encoding DEAD/DEAH box helicase — translation MTSALPPAGVLADFHPAVAGWFLKTFAAPTDAQVAAWPSIRSGRSTLVAAPTGSGKTLTAFLSALDELVRNGLAHDGALPDETLVVYVSPLKALSNDIRLNLQVPLEGIAAELAQRGLPALDIRTAVRTGDTTQQERTALRKRAPHILVTTPESLYVLLGSDSGRAMLSTTRTVIVDEIHAIAGTKRGSHLALSLERLDALCGRRLPRIGLSATQKPIATVARFLIGGADLDSDAPPDPDECAIVDVGHTRDRDLALELPPVPLEAVMANDVWERVYDRLAELVAQHRTTLVFVNTRRMAERTARHLTDRLGKEAVAAHHGSLAKELRFDAEQRLKRGELRVLIATASLELGIDIGDVDLVCQLGSPRAIAPFLQRVGRSGHHVGGMPKGRLFPTSRDDLLECAALLDCVRRGELDALQVPRAPLDVLAQQIVAEVSNAEWSEDALFDCFRHAAPYANLAREQYDAVLRMLAEGYTSRHGPRAAYLHRDAVNGTLRGRRGGKLVAVTSGGTIPENADYSVLLEPQGVNIGTVNEDFAVESLAGDVFQLGNASYRILRVETGRVRVVDAQGQPPNIPFWLGEAPGRSDELSFGVARLRARIDALLGERDEHDAAHTAASTVATKRAATKKTSTRKALALATADDASSIEVTDTPPAASSTHAGNIPRALAWLTNELALSDTAAQQIVDYLARARTALTVLPTQDTLVMERFFDESGGTQLVIHAPFGSRLNRAWGLALRKRFCRAFNFELQAAATEDAIILSLTGSHSFALDEVWRYLHSNTAEHILIQALLDAPLFGARWRWNATTSLALPRYTGGRKTAPQLQRMRSEDLLATVFPDQVACLENIVGERELPSHPLVDQTVDDCLHEAMDTDGWLRLLRRMEAGEVALVTRELPAPSPLAAEILTAKPYAFLDDAPLEERRTQAVLNRRWTDPESADDLGALDADAIASVRDEAWPQVRDADEMHEALTGLACITDAEAQQNEGWPAWLEALAHAGRATRMQIAQHDALWVAAERLAGLHAIYPAAPIKPSIEPPKGYADPWTEDDAIVDVVRARLTGYGPLAVSAIARPLALPASAIALALTRLEAEGYVMRGRFTPGAREEEWCERHLLARIHRYTVRRLRREIEPVERHDFMRFLFEWQHVSPSTRGEGRDALAGVLDQLEGFEASAGAWEDDILPARLKDYSVTSLDELCRSGKIVWTRLTDRARAASAPVRSTPVVLLPRRDLAVWSALPDSSQAAALSPRAQRVHDVLAQHGAMFFDELLTDVHTLRIELENALGELVAAGLVNSDSFAGLRALLKPVAKRNAYYGSRRGRVGALIGGMDDAGRWALLRRPSTVLEPTTTNTRRPTFDADVLEHVAMTLLRRYGVVFWRLLEREAEWLPPWRDLLRVYQRLEARGQVRGGRFVNGPSGEQFALPEAIPLLRETRRHAEDGLYVCVGGTDPLNLLGTLLPGDKVPAVAGNRVLYRDGVPVATLVASEFSYLGEPDSAAKSAMRLLLARRY, via the coding sequence ATGACTTCCGCCCTGCCCCCGGCCGGCGTGCTGGCCGATTTTCATCCGGCGGTTGCCGGCTGGTTTCTGAAGACCTTCGCGGCGCCGACCGATGCGCAGGTCGCCGCGTGGCCGTCGATCCGCAGCGGCCGCTCGACGCTCGTCGCCGCGCCGACCGGTTCCGGCAAGACACTTACCGCGTTCCTGTCCGCGCTCGACGAACTCGTCCGCAACGGCCTCGCACACGACGGCGCGTTGCCGGACGAAACACTCGTCGTCTACGTATCGCCGCTGAAGGCGCTGTCGAACGACATCCGGCTGAACCTGCAGGTCCCGCTCGAAGGCATCGCCGCCGAACTCGCACAACGTGGACTGCCCGCGCTCGACATCCGCACCGCCGTACGCACCGGCGACACCACGCAGCAGGAACGCACCGCGCTGCGCAAACGCGCGCCGCACATTCTCGTCACGACGCCGGAATCGCTATACGTATTGCTCGGTTCCGACTCGGGCCGTGCGATGCTGTCGACGACGCGCACCGTGATCGTCGATGAAATTCACGCGATTGCGGGCACCAAGCGCGGCAGCCATCTCGCACTGAGCCTCGAACGTCTCGACGCATTGTGCGGGCGACGCCTGCCGCGCATCGGTCTGTCGGCGACACAAAAGCCGATCGCGACCGTCGCGCGTTTTCTGATCGGCGGCGCGGATCTCGACAGCGATGCACCGCCCGATCCGGACGAATGCGCGATCGTCGACGTCGGCCACACACGCGATCGCGATCTCGCGCTCGAGCTTCCGCCGGTGCCGCTCGAAGCGGTGATGGCCAACGACGTGTGGGAACGCGTGTATGACCGCCTCGCCGAACTCGTCGCACAGCATCGGACGACGCTCGTGTTCGTCAACACGCGACGCATGGCCGAACGTACCGCGCGCCATCTGACCGATCGACTCGGCAAGGAAGCGGTCGCCGCGCATCACGGCAGTCTCGCAAAGGAGCTTCGCTTCGATGCGGAGCAACGCCTGAAGCGCGGCGAATTGCGCGTGCTGATCGCGACCGCGTCGCTCGAACTCGGGATCGATATCGGTGACGTCGATCTGGTTTGCCAGCTCGGTTCGCCGCGCGCAATCGCACCGTTCCTGCAGCGCGTCGGGCGGTCGGGGCACCATGTCGGCGGGATGCCGAAGGGTCGTCTGTTTCCGACGTCGCGTGACGATCTGCTCGAATGCGCAGCGCTGCTCGATTGCGTGCGACGTGGCGAACTCGACGCACTACAGGTGCCGCGTGCGCCGCTCGACGTGCTCGCGCAGCAGATCGTCGCGGAAGTATCGAATGCCGAATGGAGCGAGGATGCGCTGTTCGACTGCTTCCGTCACGCAGCGCCGTACGCGAACCTCGCGCGCGAACAATACGACGCGGTACTGCGCATGCTCGCCGAGGGCTACACGAGCCGTCACGGTCCGCGCGCCGCGTACCTGCATCGCGATGCGGTGAACGGCACGCTGCGCGGACGGCGCGGCGGCAAGCTGGTCGCGGTGACGTCGGGCGGCACGATTCCGGAGAACGCGGACTACTCGGTGCTGCTCGAACCGCAAGGCGTGAACATCGGCACCGTCAATGAAGACTTCGCCGTCGAAAGTCTTGCAGGCGATGTGTTCCAGCTCGGCAATGCGTCGTACCGCATTCTGCGTGTGGAGACCGGCCGCGTGCGCGTCGTCGATGCGCAGGGGCAGCCGCCGAACATTCCGTTCTGGCTCGGCGAAGCGCCGGGACGTAGCGATGAACTGTCGTTCGGTGTCGCGCGGTTACGTGCTCGGATCGATGCGTTGCTCGGTGAGCGCGATGAACACGACGCAGCGCATACCGCAGCCAGCACAGTCGCCACAAAACGCGCGGCAACAAAGAAAACATCGACACGTAAAGCGCTCGCGCTGGCTACCGCAGACGATGCCTCTTCAATCGAAGTAACGGACACGCCTCCTGCTGCATCGTCCACTCATGCCGGCAACATCCCACGCGCCCTTGCATGGCTGACCAACGAACTCGCCCTCTCCGACACAGCCGCCCAGCAGATCGTCGACTACCTCGCACGCGCCCGCACGGCACTCACCGTGCTGCCGACGCAGGACACGCTCGTGATGGAACGCTTCTTCGACGAATCGGGCGGCACGCAGCTTGTTATTCACGCACCGTTCGGCAGCCGGCTCAATCGCGCGTGGGGTCTCGCGCTGCGCAAGCGCTTCTGTCGCGCGTTCAACTTCGAGCTGCAAGCGGCCGCGACCGAAGACGCGATCATCCTGTCGCTGACCGGCAGCCACAGTTTCGCGCTCGACGAAGTGTGGCGCTACCTGCATTCGAACACCGCCGAACATATCCTGATCCAGGCGCTGCTCGACGCACCGCTGTTCGGCGCGCGCTGGCGCTGGAACGCGACGACGTCGCTCGCGTTGCCGCGCTACACCGGCGGCCGCAAGACCGCCCCGCAGCTGCAGCGCATGCGTAGCGAGGATCTGCTCGCGACGGTGTTTCCGGATCAGGTCGCGTGTCTGGAGAACATCGTCGGCGAACGCGAACTGCCGTCGCATCCGCTCGTCGATCAGACTGTCGACGACTGCCTGCACGAAGCGATGGACACCGACGGCTGGCTGCGATTGCTGCGACGCATGGAGGCCGGCGAAGTCGCGCTCGTCACGCGCGAACTGCCGGCACCGTCCCCACTCGCCGCCGAGATCCTGACGGCCAAGCCCTACGCATTCCTCGACGATGCGCCGCTCGAAGAACGTCGCACGCAGGCCGTGCTGAATCGTCGCTGGACCGATCCCGAATCCGCCGACGATCTCGGCGCGCTCGATGCCGATGCAATCGCGAGCGTGCGCGACGAAGCGTGGCCGCAGGTGCGTGACGCAGACGAAATGCACGAAGCGCTGACCGGTCTCGCGTGCATCACCGACGCGGAGGCGCAGCAAAACGAAGGCTGGCCCGCATGGCTCGAAGCGCTCGCCCACGCAGGCCGCGCGACGCGCATGCAGATCGCGCAGCACGACGCGCTGTGGGTCGCCGCGGAACGTCTTGCCGGCCTGCACGCGATCTATCCGGCCGCGCCGATCAAACCGTCGATCGAACCGCCGAAGGGCTACGCAGACCCGTGGACCGAAGACGACGCAATCGTCGACGTGGTGCGTGCGCGGCTCACGGGCTACGGGCCGCTCGCAGTGTCCGCGATCGCGCGTCCGCTCGCGTTGCCCGCGTCCGCTATTGCGCTTGCGCTCACGCGTCTCGAAGCAGAAGGCTACGTGATGCGCGGCCGCTTCACGCCAGGCGCACGCGAAGAAGAGTGGTGCGAACGGCATCTGCTGGCACGCATTCATCGCTATACGGTACGGCGACTGCGGCGCGAGATCGAACCGGTCGAGCGTCACGACTTCATGCGTTTCCTGTTCGAATGGCAGCACGTGAGCCCCTCGACGCGCGGCGAAGGACGCGATGCGCTCGCCGGTGTGCTCGATCAGCTGGAAGGCTTCGAGGCATCGGCGGGCGCGTGGGAAGACGATATTCTGCCGGCACGACTCAAGGACTATTCGGTCACATCGCTCGATGAGCTGTGCCGCTCGGGCAAGATCGTGTGGACACGACTCACTGATCGCGCACGTGCCGCCTCCGCGCCGGTGCGCAGCACGCCTGTGGTGCTGCTGCCGCGTCGCGATCTCGCGGTGTGGAGCGCGTTGCCCGATTCATCGCAGGCCGCCGCGCTGTCGCCGCGTGCGCAACGCGTGCACGACGTGCTCGCGCAACACGGCGCGATGTTCTTCGACGAACTGCTCACTGACGTGCACACGCTGCGCATCGAACTCGAGAATGCACTCGGCGAACTCGTTGCAGCGGGACTCGTGAATTCGGACAGCTTCGCGGGACTGCGCGCGCTGCTCAAGCCGGTTGCGAAACGCAACGCGTACTACGGCAGCCGTCGTGGACGGGTCGGCGCGTTGATCGGCGGGATGGACGATGCGGGTCGCTGGGCGCTGCTGCGGCGTCCGTCCACCGTGCTCGAACCCACAACGACGAACACGCGGAGACCCACCTTCGATGCCGACGTGCTCGAGCACGTCGCGATGACCTTGCTGCGCCGCTACGGTGTCGTGTTCTGGCGTCTGCTCGAACGCGAAGCCGAATGGCTGCCGCCGTGGCGTGACCTGTTGCGCGTGTATCAACGGCTCGAAGCACGCGGCCAGGTGCGCGGCGGCCGCTTCGTCAATGGCCCGTCGGGCGAACAGTTCGCGTTGCCCGAAGCGATTCCGCTGCTGCGCGAAACGCGTCGCCATGCGGAGGACGGGCTGTATGTCTGCGTGGGCGGCACCGATCCGCTGAATCTACTCGGTACTTTGCTGCCCGGCGACAAGGTGCCCGCAGTAGCCGGCAATCGCGTGCTCTATCGCGACGGCGTGCCGGTCGCGACGCTCGTCGCCAGCGAATTTTCTTATCTGGGTGAACCGGACAGCGCCGCGAAAAGCGCGATGCGTCTGTTGCTCGCGCGACGATATTGA